The genome window tttttcccgccaaaacaggttgcctcagagctccctaatctagtcccaccaatctgaggttacacgttcttccactagcgtacctccccgtgaggtaagcctagaagattacctacgcgctctcagattgtccctgactagaccccccttgctctgggcacacttgccaaggctttgctggaccactggacaactggaccagtcgtatcccacacgctggacaccaatcaatgtgacaaccccagacctactgggagatgccacagtttcactaagctgccaccaaccattccctgtaaggagtcacacagaccaggaatggatttttaaacaaacaaaggaataaggtttatttaaataacacacagggaaaataaaatgatcaagtgaataagatacagtaacgtggcttagtctcaatcatacatacaccagtttggttcacacagaacacctttaaataaagcacagaccctgaacctatcagttctggctaaccatacagacacctgaacctatcaggttggtactgactgacacacagtagtaccctgtctgacacacagactcccacaccagcttcttctctcagctctccttcagctttccctccacacaggcttcacatatatatacagtacagcccctcctcctgatgtcccgccttccactccccataggatggaactttccctccaacccatgacagacaggtaacatcagtgctgtatgtaacaatggtCATCATTGGAGATCCTACCCCCGGTATCCCTGCCAAATGGCTAAAAGGATGGTTATAAGAGAGAGGACTGGTCTAGTACCTACATTATTGTCTCTTGAACACCAGGTGAAATCCTGCTTTAAGAACTGCTTTTAGTGCTTGCAGATCTTAGTAGACAGTAGAAACAAATGAAGATATGAAATCAAAGTAAAACCcacaataaaatagaaaaatcctaaggtttattcatttatttgattgacATGCTGCCCCTTTAGTGCAAGCATTATTCAGATTGAAATTTAAAACCTTGTGGAGTTTtaccactcagagtagtgctagACCCAAGGAGGCAtatatgaatcaaataaataaataaatattgcatttttttattttgttgctggttttattttgattttatatctTTCCCTGTTTTCGCTGTCATCTGCTGCTTTTATTGTAGTAGTATAATGTGTTATGTGTAGACATGTTTCAtagtttgtattttatatattttccaaatatgcACCATCCAGAGAGTTATGGACATTATTAGCCTAAAAGTGCAATACAATACATAAATATATGCCCACACTCCCTCACCCCAGAAATCAAACTTTTACATTCATAGTCTAGAAACAGAGTCATCTTTTCCCCACTCCCATTTAGACAAcagtttctttctcctttgtgcATTTACAGGTATTAGGGCTGCTGGTATGGACACTGATTGCTGGAACAAAATATTTCCTGTATCCTGTCTTTGGATGGGTGATGTTCGTGGCTGTGTTTTATTGGGTTCTTACTCTCTTCTTTTTAATCATCTACATGACAATGACATACACTAGGATTCCCCAAGTGCCATGGACCACAGTGGTGAGTATTCCAGCTTGCATCTATGttactttttgaaaaaatattctgaaaactCATAGGTGTCTGATGACTGGAGCAGTTCCTCCTTTGAGATTTTGGCATGATGTTCTATCTACAAACTTCTTTGCTGATAACAGCAATTTGTTGTAAAGTTGAGACATCTCCAAAGAGTGTACCAAGCTTTATCTCCACTTCAATAGAACATACTATCATAAAACTTAAGGCCAAGCCAACTCAGCTACATCTCCTTACTTTCTATTCcactggttttaaaatcagaaagccAAAAAGAGTAGATATTACTGCCATCCCAAAGCACGGATTATCTCAAAGAGTCCTTTTTTCTCAAGCAGTTTCAGTGTATTTTCACATCATCCTTCTGCTCACAGATAAAAGATATCAGAAAGGTTGTTCTATAGACAACTAGTTTCAATTAACTCTAAAAATCTTTCTTGAATTTTTGACCTGGTGGGAGAAAGGAATCATCACATTCCATTTAGGAATTGTGCCAACCCATATCTGGCATGTCTACATTGTCCTGGACTTACAACAGGCAGGGGAGGGAGCCGATTGCTATTCATGTAAGGAAGAGAAATGTGAACTcatgaaaagaaagggaaatgtgaattaagtCCTCTCAAGTTCCCAGTGATCTGCAAAGAGATGGTGATACTTCATACCCTACTGAGCTTGACTCTGAAGCATAAACGCTTAATGTCATTTTAATTATAACACTAAGGTGCCGTTTAGGGTATCAGGAAAAGGTTATACCTGAAGGCTGTGGGTACAACACTTCCAAGTTTTACCTTAAATAACAAACGTGAGCCTTCTCCTGCCTAATTGGATTCATGCCCCCTGTGATACTTGTAGAAACATCATCCCAAAACATGTCAGCCTCCATATAATTTAGAATGCaccttccatcatccccagccatagCAGTCCTTTtgaaatgtagtccaaaatatctggaatgtGCCAAATTGAGGAAGGTTGTCACAGAACTTCACAATGTTGAAAATGAAACTGAGGGCATTCCCTTTATCACAAAAACATGTACTGGAATGCTGTATCATGCTTCTCACCCAGGACTTAGTATGAATTGTACCAGTTGTTCCATGAACAGATCCCAGAACGGTGTTGTTGCGAAAAGGTTGTGGAGGAAGGGGATGAATTTTCAGCTTCttcctttatttgtatcagagcattctATATTTCAAAATCATGAACACCCATGAAATATAGTAAAaccaaaaatcaattaaaatgtcaagacaatcagaCTATTTCTGACCAGAACACACCTGAGTTTGAAATGTGTGcagaaacttttccttgatttcagCCATCATCCAGGTGGTAAGTGTCCATGAAGTTGGGTCGGTTCAGTGCTGTTCCATGGTAACTCTTCTGGAAATGAAGGATTTGCCAACAGCCTTCACTTTTCATATGGCTTTGAGTTAAATAGTGGAAGATGCTCATcatgttgtttttctttgtctctctctaTAGGGACTGTGTTTTAATGGCACTGCTTTTCTTTTGTACTTCATTGCTGCCATTGTAGATGCATGTGCCGTCACCAAAGAATTGGATAGCCACAACTATAACAGCTGGGCAGCTTCTTCAGTAAGTAGTAATTTTTATCTTAAAACAAATAGATTTCATCATATGAAAATGCATGAACAGAGGAGGGACTGTATGTATATTCTAATGAAATAACACCAACAGTGAGATTTTAGAAAGCGCAGGTTGAAAGAGACATAGTATAGCTAGGCATCAGTATCTCACTTTTCCACTTGGAAAAATGGCCATGGTAGCCTTGTGTATGCTGTTTGGtttatacaatacagtggtgcctcgcttaacgacgataatccattccaggaaaatcgctgttaagcgaaaacgttgtaaagtgaaatttaaaaacccattgaaatgcattgaaaaccgttcaatgcgttccaatgggctaaaaactcacagttcagcgaagatcctccatacggaggccattttcggtgcctgtatagtgaggaatccatccctaagcacagcagggacccattttaagcacccggggccattttgaaaacccgatgatcagctgtttttgatcgccgtaaagcgaaaattggttcccgaagcagggaactgataatcgctaagcgaaattcccccatttagaccatcgttttgcgatcacaattgtgattgtaaaaacatcatcgtaaagcagattcatcgtaatgcgaggcaatcgttaaagcggggcacgactgcaCATAAATGATTCTTAGATTTCTAAAAGTGAATTGGAGATTCAGTCTCTCCAATCTTTTTCCAGATTTGTCCTATGCATAAAGGAAAATTACATACACACACCTCATTCCATATTGACCTGATCTTTGTACATGGAATTGAAAGTCAGACTGAGTTCCCTGGGGTTACTGTTCGTGCAGTCACTGCACATACCCATAGTTTTAAAAAGGCTACTTTTTTGGAttaaagctcccagaatctcaAGCTGGCATGGCCACCTGgaaacataacttttccaagctctacataCATAGAGTGGCATTGTGAAAGGGTTTGtattaattagttaatttaaGCAACTTGTTCATATGCTACCAAAATAGCAAGTATGTTACAAAGAGGTCTTAAGTGCCCTTGAGGAACTTTGCTTTTGGAATACTTGAAACATGCATATTATCACAACGATAAATGTCTTCTTACTCTTTGCATCTGTTGCTTCAATTCCAGTCAGAAGACCATTCCTCCCTACCAAATGCTTTGTGTTATTTATGCCTTAATAACTTAAAGGACACTTACTACAGAATATTCTGTGGTTCCACTTTGGCATAATTTTGGTCCTGGGCACGGaattcagtacagtggggtcttgacttaagaacggcttgagttaagaacattttgacttaagaaccactctcataggaaaatattgtcttgacttacatacttagatttgagttaagaactgaaaaaaaaccatgtgggaggcagggaaagtgcaagatttgaactttcagttaactgttggccagtgaaaagggtgcctgtctgcttcctcactcctcccagtgtttagagagtggattgggagacagtcttcagactgcctggtactgtactgcctggactgtattttccctgccttccctgaacctttcttgacctaaaaaaaaaagaaacaaaatatccccctctagtggtcgaaggcagaatagcagcttcccattagtttctatggacggaaaagagcagatatggatcaaatggttttcaatgcattcttatgggaaatgcagatttgacctgagaactttttgacttgagaaccgccttccaatacggattataaaccgaaaaaaactgaaaaaaacctttcctctttcagaaaaaaacatgtttctaGTCCTTCTAGTTGCAAGTCAGTAGGCAATGCCTGATAAAATCTCAGAATCTGTCGCCACTCCAGTACTTGAAGCTCACTGTGGATATTAGACAccaatgaaaaattatttttcatgaaCACTCTACTTTCATTGTGGTTCTGTACTGCTGACAATGTGACATAAGCTCCAGTGGGCAGTAGTGACATAATAATTGCTTTCTAATTAATCATGGTTTATTAGACAAAACCTCACTTTTTGTTTGCATGTTCCTACCTCCTCATTTGTGTTGGAATTCAAAATTTCCAGGACTTATTAAACTATATTTTCCAAATGAAGAAATTGTTCTTTAGTCTCccttaaaaaacagaacaaagtgtCTTGATACCAGAATAAAGAGCAATATATTTGAATTGATTATTATTGAATTACATTGAACTAAATGTTTGTTCATGTGCACCTAACTAATTATGTTTTGAAATGCTGAATAGTTCAGTATtttagtatctggctgcagagccagaagttatgAGTTGATTCCTTGCTgtgtctcttctagctctgcagttctaagattacaggATTATCTACGATTATTATTCATTTTACATTCATACATATTTTTCTAAGTAAATAAGCATTTTCATTGTTAGAACTTTTAAAAGTATGGGAAGAGAATGTTCGCTGGAGAAGTACAGTAAAGGGGTGTTGGATTTAAGATTGTGGTTGTTCTGTAAACATAGCTTCTGCTGAAATGGCCCTATGTCAGGAGGTTGTTGAATATAATTTCTTAGAATGGTGAATATCTGGCAGAACCAAATACCATAAATTTAGGCATGCAAACTACTGAATACTCAAGATTCAGAACTTCTTAAACACAATTGTAGGAAATAGTTTGaaaatttatttcaatttatattaTTGGCCCTTCCTTAATCTTCATATGTGTGCTGAAACCAGGAAAGGTATTGCTCTCCTAGCAAGTTAGGTAGAACCATGTGACTCAGCACCAAAgtcaaagatttaaaaaaatatagttgTATGCCATGTATTATCTTTGAGGGTAATAAAATTCTGCTAAGTGAACGCTGCTATGTTCTAATAAgatcttctctccctctttttcctctttacaGTTCTTTGCCTTCATTGTCACTGCCTGCTACGGTGGAAATGCCTATTTTAGTTTTGTATCCTGGAGAACACAGACCTTACAATAAACATTTTagtcaataaaataaaagcagatgtGTAGATGTAATAGGTTATTATTACATGTGCATGTGAATTCCCTCCACTACTTTGTTTTGGGTAAGCATGTTCTGTTGTGGTATTCATATCACAGGTACCAGAAACCAGGAAGCATAGGAAGGAATTGATGCATGtgacagaggaggaaaaggagaaagcacAGAAGCCTTTCTCGTGTTTTCAATAaccaaaacattatttaaactgAATCCAGGGGTATGATGGGGTGACTTGCAAAATAGGCACGTATATGGTAGAAGCCTTGCAGTATAATCTGCCAACATCTATTCTAACCTAAACTCTACTTAATTCAGCAAAACTTGCTCCCCAGTAACAGCGTTTGGCAAGCTTCCCCAAACTAGTGTTCAACAAATATGGGATTATAACCcacatcatccccagccagctggTCCTACTGGCTGGATATGATAAGGGTTGGGGAGGGCTGGAGCATAGCATTAACACATTATTGAATGGCAGTATCTTGTAAATGATTAAAACAAAGACCTATTTAAAAATACGCTGTTGCTTTTGTGGCAGGGAGCAtcctgtcttttgtttgtttaagtaTTATGGTTTTGATCCAGTTTTACTCATAATAGACCAATGAAATCAATTAAACTTAATGGGATTTAGTCAACCTAAGCCTTATTGATTTAATGTCTGAcccagtgactgaaatccagcagtaaattgcagctagagtagTCCTATTGAactaatggggatttggtgagtcatctcctccataagtgctattgattcagtgggcctactctagtgacaatttgctgctgactagaacattttatttatatttttgtattagTTGATATTTCagtagaaaagtgtgtgtgtttatgtgtatatatgtatacactgCTGTTTACAAAATGTTTATGAATCCATTGTTGTTTTACTTTGTAAATGTAGCTGTTCCTACCAAATCCTATATATATTTACCCAGTGGCAGGAGTGGGAGAAATCCACTTTGTTCAGTGGAAATTTTTCCCCAGGGAAAGTGAGATAAAATTTCAGCTTTAAAGCATTTGAATTGAGTGTCACAGTTTCAgtaataaaataagaataattcGTAATGGGTTGGATGCACTCTAAGTGAAAGTGATCAAATCTAATATGACTAATATTGTGTACCTACTAAATGAAGTTGTGACAACCTAAGCCAAACTACTACAAGCCTGGATTTCAAATTTTATAGAGGATATTGCAAAGGTGGAAAAAGTGCAGAAAAGCACCACCAAAACTGCGAGATCAACTTCCGAGCAAGGAAAAGCTGCAGCATTTGGGACTGTTTAATTTAGAATAAATGGAACAACGGGGAAATGCAGTATAATACAGGTATATAAGAACAGGCATAGTTTGGAGAAAGTGAATAGAAAGTTGCCATGCCTCTATGAATACAGGATCACCCAGTGAAGCTGAATGGTGGGACATTCAGGAAGAACAAAATAAAGTTCAAACAGTAATTGTTAATGGAATTAGCTTAAAAACTTAGATGACATTTTAAAGTGGCAGAAGTTAGGTTCATCTGATGGCTGCATATTATTTCCAAAGATTGTTGGCCATCAGTTTCTTAAGACCAGTTGCTGGGAAACACCAATGGAGGGGTGCTGTTGTGCTCTTGTCCTGCTTGTAGGTTTCCCATCAGCGTTTGTGTGGCCACAGTGGGATCAGAATCTGGGAATTGATAAGCCCTTGATTTCATTTAGCAGGGCTTTTTTTGTTTGAACTTCCTACCAAAAGCTAGGGGATCTTAACTTACTCTTGTATAACTTCTCACACTGAATTAAATGGTACCTTTTTACATGTTAGTCTGggaccaaaaaaaatatttttacatttatgAATGGGATGCTTTGGTGGGAATCTCCCACTTAAAAACCAAACTGTACACAGTCCTGAAACTTCAGAGCTTTTGATGATACTCGCTTTGTAGAACTTCACTGTATCTAAAGTAGCATGGAAGAAAATACTCAGCCTCAGGTTATTACAGCAGAGTTCTCAGAATGACTGGTCTGCCTAAAACTGCAAAAAGCCAACATTAAGTTGTTCAGAGATTGCTATAGTGGAAGCTGATGGATGAAAATGACTAGCAATGGAATAATTAAGATATTAATCAGAGtgaatccttttaaaaattaatgggaTAAGTAATCAGCATTCATTAATACCAAGTTTTGAATGTTAGCAGTATTGAAAAAGGAATTGATTTAAAGAAATGATTAAATTACTAAATCAAATTCCTATTAAGTATGTTTACCACTacatattttgctacctgagccAAAGGATGGGATAGTGCCTCTTCCAACATTCTCAGGAACTTTATATTTTTGAATAATTACTCTTATTTCAGTCAAACGTACAGACCAGAACTTTACTAGATTTTTACTCTGCAGTTAAGTGAAACTGCATAAGTTGTGGTGGCAAATTGCAGCTATCCAGCAAGGTGCAGGTGACATACCTGATTGTGACACTCACATGACTGGGTATGTGACCAAGCACATTTCCAACACCTTGTTAACCCATTGCAATTAGTCATTATGATTTAACAGTTTCACTTACTCCAgaataaaatcccaataggattctggccatagttcTAAACTTGCTAACAAACAAGTTATTCCTTTACTATAAATTTGTCCAATGGTGACCATTACTATATACTGTTCTGATTTAAGAAACAGGATATAGAGGAAAATGGTTATAATTTTCTCTTTACACTTCTAAATCCATTCACTAGGATTCCTAGGAATCTTTAAAAAGTTACTCCATTTCTAAATATAACAGTATTTCCATTGAATATTTTGTATAGTATTAAAATGTGTATTCTGTGTAAATGTTTCCATGTACACGAAActtaaaacattattattatatttatagtgTTCTTTATCTGACTTGCTAACTTTCTTTCTTCGTATCagtgcattgcacaatttaaatttCTGGATATGCAGTATATGAAATATAAGTTCAGACACTTCCAAATGTTCAAATTACTGTATCAGACTTTTTTTGATCAGAAGTGGACTACTTCAATAGTGCTATCTCaaccatttactagatcttctttggTACATGTACTAAAGTGGAGATGGTGAACTGCCAACTGGAACAATATTTCACAGAAAGGAATAAACTCAGTGTTTTTTAAAGGTAGAGCTCATGCAACCGTATCAGAAAATCTTTAACGGGAAAGGAAACTGTGGTTTAGTTCCACCTGCTTTAAAAAACACTCTCAATACACAGTGTGTACGTGCTAACAGCCTTAACTTCCTCACAGAAGGTTTTTGAGAGCCAGTGTCTGAATAACTTTTAGGTCCAAACTGCCTAATTTAAGAAATTTCCGTAACTATTATCTGCTTCAAATTGAGTCATATAACTTGTCATGCAACAAATAATACCTATGGAGATTTCCTGATTTATGACAATTGATATTGAAAAGTTTGCATAATTTTGCATCAGGGTTTCAGCCTCGGTGGTTTAATAGGTAGTTTGCTGAAGCTCATGCTAAGCGGCtccaggttcaaatcccttctcggTCTCAAGTATGTCACATGATTGCTAGGGAGATAAAAAGTACCATCCCTGATCGCTTTTGAAGGAAGATAGAGCAAAATTAAAACATATCTATGTAtactgaaatgaaaaaaagatcTGCAAATTCAACAAAGTGTAtatcaaattaaacattttatatcatttgagCCA of Pogona vitticeps strain Pit_001003342236 chromosome 6, PviZW2.1, whole genome shotgun sequence contains these proteins:
- the CMTM8 gene encoding CKLF-like MARVEL transmembrane domain-containing protein 8 isoform X1, with product MEQPPRETHLREQRQEEQERSRSHTVSTTASSFTANLSSTSSTLAYDKEFLRTAPGILMVAEIVLGLLVWTLIAGTKYFLYPVFGWVMFVAVFYWVLTLFFLIIYMTMTYTRIPQVPWTTVGLCFNGTAFLLYFIAAIVDACAVTKELDSHNYNSWAASSFFAFIVTACYGGNAYFSFVSWRTQTLQ
- the CMTM8 gene encoding CKLF-like MARVEL transmembrane domain-containing protein 8 isoform X2; translated protein: MEQPPRETHLREQRQEEQERSRSHTVSTTASSFTANLSSTSSTLAYDKEFLRTAPGILMVAEIVLGLLVWTLIAGTKYFLYPVFGWVMFVAVFYWVLTLFFLIIYMTMTYTRIPQVPWTTVMHVPSPKNWIATTITAGQLLHSLPSLSLPATVEMPILVLYPGEHRPYNKHFSQ